In a single window of the Microcoleus sp. FACHB-672 genome:
- a CDS encoding KGG domain-containing protein, which yields MSDTSKRGFASMDQDKQREIASKGGHAAHEKGTAHEFSSEEAREAGRKGGEAVSKNREHMAAIGREGGKKSRKKSKE from the coding sequence ATGTCAGACACCAGCAAGCGTGGTTTTGCCTCGATGGATCAAGACAAGCAGCGTGAGATCGCTAGCAAGGGCGGTCATGCAGCACATGAAAAAGGAACCGCGCACGAATTCTCATCTGAGGAGGCTAGAGAAGCTGGCCGCAAGGGTGGTGAAGCTGTAAGCAAAAATCGGGAACACATGGCTGCAATTGGCCGCGAAGGTGGCAAAAAAAGCCGCAAGAAAAGTAAGGAGTAA